One Purpureocillium takamizusanense chromosome 1, complete sequence genomic window carries:
- the ZWF1 gene encoding Glucose-6-phosphate 1-dehydrogenase (BUSCO:EOG09261N64~EggNog:ENOG503NWH9~COG:G): protein MDSKSAAAGMELKENTTIVVLGASGDLAKKKTYPALFGLYRNQFLPKDVRIVGYARTKMDHEEYLKRIKSYMKTPTDEIKKQLDDFCSLCTYISGQYDKDESFEALEKHLQELEKGRSETHRLFYMALPPSVFTIVSQHLKKCCYPKHGIARIIVEKPFGKDLASSRELQKSLEPDWKEEEIFRIDHYLGKEMVKNILIMRFGNSFLGATWNRHHIDNVQITFKEPFGTEGRGGYFDEFGIIRDVMQNHLLQVLTLLAMERPISFDSEDVRDEKVRVLRSIPAIEPKNVIIGQYGKSLDGSKPSYKEDDTVPKDSRCPTFCALVAYIKNERWDGVPFILKAGKALNEQKTEIRIQFKDVTSGIFKDIPRNELVMRIQPNESVYIKMNSKLPGLSMQTVVTELDLTYRRRFSDLKIPEAYESLVLDCLKGDHSNFVRDDELDASWRIFTPLLHYLDDNKEIIPMEYPYGSRGPAVLDDFTASYGYKFSDAAGYQWPTTSATPPTKF from the exons TATAGGAACCAGTTTCTGCCCAAGGATGTCCGGATCGTCGGCTATGCGCGTACCAAGATGGACCACGAGGAGTACCTGAAGAGGATCAAGTCTTACATGAAGACGCCCACGGATGAGATTAAGAAGCAACTGGATGACTTCTGCAGTCTGTGCACCTACATTTCTGGTCAGTACGACAAGGACGAGTCcttcgaggccctcgagaaGCACCTGCAGGAGTTGGAAAAGGGACGTTCCGAGACACACAGGCTCTTCTACATGGCATTGCCGCCAAGCGTCTTCACCATTGTCTCTCAGCACCTCAAGAAGTGCTGCTACCCGAAGCATGGCATCGCGCGCATCATT GTCGAGAAGCCGTTCGGTAAGGATCTCGCGAGCTCTCGCGAGCTTCAGAAGTCCCTGGAGCCAGActggaaggaggaggagatttTCCGCATCGACCACTATCTCGGCAAGGAGATGGTCAAGAACATCCTCATCATGCGCTTCGGTAACTCCTTCTTGGGCGCCACTTGGAACAGGCACCATATCGACAACGTCCAGATCACCTTCAAGGAGCCCTTCGGCACCGAGGGCCGCGGAGGATACTTTGACGAGTTCGGCATCATTCGAGACGTCATGCAAAACCACTTACTGCAGGTCCTGACCCTGCTCGCCATGGAGCGGCCCATTTCCTTCGATTCGGAAGACGTCCGCGACGAAAAGGTGCGCGTCCTGCGATCCATCCCGGCCATCGAGCCCAAGaacgtcatcatcggccaGTACGGCAAGTCGCTGGACGGCAGCAAGCCCTCGTACAAGGAGGACGACACCGTGCCCAAGGACTCGAGGTGCCCCACGTTCTGCGCGCTCGTCGCCTACATCAAGAATGAGCGATGGGACGGCGTTCCCTTCATTctcaaggccggcaaggcgcTCAACGAGCAGAAGACGGAGATTCGCATCCAGTTCAAGGACGTTACGTCTGGCATTTTCAAGGACATTCCCCGCAACGAGCTAGTCATGCGCATCCAGCCCAACGAGAGCGTCTACATCAAGATGAACTCGAAGCTCCCCGGCCTCAGCATGCAGACCGTCGTCACCGAGCTCGACCTCACCTACCGACGACGCTTCTCGGACCTCAAGATTCCCGAGGCGTACGAGTCACTGGTCCTCGACTGCCTCAAGGGGGACCACTCCAACTTtgtgcgcgacgacgagcttgacGCGAGCTGGCGCATCTTCACTCCTCTGCTTCActacctcgacgacaacaagGAGATTATCCCCATGGAGTACCCTTACG GCTCCCGCGGCCCCGCCGTCCTGGACGACTTCACGGCGTCGTACGGCTACAAGTTCAGCGATGCCGCCGGTTACCAGTGGCCCACAACTTCGGCCACCCCGCCCACCAAGTT TTGA
- a CDS encoding uncharacterized protein (COG:S~EggNog:ENOG503NX9U), protein MMDRSPATLARHLGKRKRGPSSDDDEQVATQRHRTSPYRRPACRQEFEIAVICALPLEYDAVCLLFDEFWDGDRESYGRASGDRNSYTTGRIRKHNVVLVLLYRMGKATAAGAAASMQSSYTGLRVAFLVGICGGVPCPRDREEIVLGDVVISKTVIQYDFGRQYPGHFARKEAAGDILGGQSKDIRNMLALLETRRGRSRLQSTTAKYLKELQTNASIQEVGHTYAYPGVAEDKLYNATYRHKHRSPSRCGCFLENHEQLGLVCAEAITSSCEELGCDASYLVTRGRLCASTSQERDSAYSSRDPAIHVGPVASGDAVMKSGEDRDRIAANDGVIAFEMEGAGAWEEVPSVVIKGVCDYADCHKHKRWQRFAAATAASAMKGLLNLWVYRDDAPRSGRLADSWPNATPGDAEARVRVRDHHVIVTLERASQITHVIPWTSHGPRDQPSFHRVTVIDARGMPLPFYLETVTSKQLFTHILKERFGDLGTGKIDRNEWMLEDRDTGQILDLSAPWLSLFKPNQVLFMTMIFRRRKTPSTRCPSCSFSNYGTTDTETQCKRCGLFYQRVQEVQKYEVFDRERSTSPPPVPTNIPPEATGPQKPQHYTAEDDISQYRRVSVIDTTFQIDKASCQNGTASPRMLLTAKDLHEVEALARRLALVSGLSVSDCSALLQDYELTLSSIRDEFEAVHQASLAPESREDYDEHRRPSSAERMVIPPNTALGEGPRFDFPKLSQTLEGSNAQFRSLLEMTDRSNRMTPPMRDSLPPTLRRRDVTGDAPLSGTAPWSSFRPPLPIYLSSAAYINSFASESPSPWSGLMNAVLERDVPPPPLPPPRVMPFTRLTTTNTHTGQPEQGTRRGRPPNSRGDGGYHPAPESSASNATGQGRLFASSTANEPLGSDAEHGAERPLFLRHGPLFSSAADFHAGSTLQRLDPSRAARGRRSDI, encoded by the exons ATGATGGACAGGTCGCCTGCGAcactcgcccgccacctGGGCAAACGTAAGCGCGGGCCGTCttcagacgacgacgaacaaGTTGCGACTCAACGACATCGGACTTCACCCTATCGGCGTCCCGCTTGTCGCCAAGAATTTGAGATTGCCGTCATATGCGCCTTGCCTCTCGAATACGATGCCGTCTGCCTTCTGTTTGACGAGTTCTGGGACGGCGACCGCGAGTCATACGGGAGAGCAAGCGGAGACCGCAACTCGTACACGACCGGTCGCATCAGGAAGCACAATGTAGTCCTGGTCCTTCTCTACCGAATGGGcaaggcgacggcagccggcgcggcggcaagcatGCAGTCCAGCTACACCGGCCTCCGTGTGGCATTTCTCGTGGGCATTTGCGGCGGCGTTCCTTGTCCGAGGGACAGGGAGGAGATTGTTCTGGGTGACGTGGTCATCAGCAAAACAGTCATTCAGTACGATTTTGGGCGGCAGTATCCAGGCCACTTTGCCCGTAAGGAGGCGGCTGGCGATATCCTCGGTGGGCAAAGTAAAGACATTCGCAACATGTTGGCGTTGCTCGAAACCCGTCGTGGCAGGAGTCGGCTTCAAAGCACGACCGCCAAATACCTGAAAGAGCTCCAAACCAACGCGAGCATACAAGAAGTCGGACACACGTATGCATACCCTGGAGTGGCCGAGGACAAACTCTACAACGCCACTTACCGACACAAACACCGGAGCCCCTCGCGATGCGGATGCTTCCTCGAAAATCACGAACAGCTCGGGTTGGTTTGCGCCGAGGCGATAACATCATCATGCGAAGAGTTGGGTTGCGACGCTTCCTATCTGGTTACCAGAGGACGGCTTTGCGCAAGCACATCCCAAGAACGTGACAGCGCATACTCGTCAAGAGATCCGGCTATACACGTCGGGCCTGTCGCGTCTGGCGACGCAGTCATGAAATCCGGCGAGGACCGTGATAGAATCGCTGCCAACGATGGCGTTATCGCATTCGAGATGGAGGGCGCGGGTGCATGGGAGGAGGTGCCCAGCGTTGTCATCAAAGGTGTATGCGACTACGCTGATTGCCATAAGCACAAGAGGTGGCAAAGGTttgcagcagcgacggcagcctcaGCTATGAAGGGCCTTTTAAATCTCTGGGTATACCGAGATGATGCGCCGAGGTCAGGACGACTTGCTGATTCTTGGCCCAATGCGACACCAGGCGATGCTGAAGCCCGAGTAAGGGTACGCGACCACCACGTCATTGTCACCCTCGAGAGAGCCAGTCAGATCACACATGTCATACCATGGACGAGTCACGGGCCCAGAGATCAGCCATCGTTTCATCGTGTAACAGTCATCGACGCGCGCGGAATGCCACTGCCGTTCTACTTGGAAACGGTAACATCGAAACAA TTATTCACCCACATTCTTAAGGAAAGGTTTGGGGATCTAGGGACTGGAAAGATTGATCGGAATGAGTGGATGCTCGAAGACAGGGATACGGGACAAATCCTCGATCTCTCAGCACCATGGCTCTCGCTTTTCAAG CCCAATCAGGTGCTTTTTATGACCATGATATTTCGACGACGTAAAACGCCGTCGACACGATGCCCTTCATGTTCTTTCAGCAACTATGGGACTACAGACACAGAAACGCAGTG CAAACGATGCGGTTTATTCTACCAGAGGGTCCAGGAAGTACAAAAGTACGAAGTTTTCGACAGGGAGCGCTCCACTAGTCCACCACCTGTCCCGACAAACATACCCCCTGAGGCGACTGGGCCGCAGAAACCACAGCATTACACTGCGGAAGACGACATCAGCCAGTACAGGCGCGTGTCAGTCATTGACACAACTTTCCAGATTGATAAAGCCAGCTGCCAGAACGGAACAGCTAGCCCGCGGATGTTGCTGACAGCGAAGGACCTGCATgaggtcgaggccctcgcACGGCGCCTCGCGCTTGTATCAGGCCTGTCCGTGTCAGACTGCTCAGCACTGCTTCAAGATTATGAGCTCACCCTCTCCTCCATACGGGATGAATTCGAGGCGGTGCATCAAGCGTCGCTCGCGCCAGAATCTCGCGAGGATTATGATGAGCACCGTAGACCATCATCGGCTGAAAGGATGGTCATTCCACCGAATACGGCCCTTGGTGAGGGCCCTAGGTTCGACTTTCCCAAGCTCTCCCAGACGCTAGAAGGGTCCAACGCCCAATTCAGATCCTTACTAGAGATGACCGACCGAAGCAACCGCatgacgccgcccatgcGCGACAGCCTCCCGCCAACgctgcgccgtcgcgacgTCACCGGCGACGCCCCTCTGTCTGGAACGGCCCCGTGGAGCTCGTTCCGACCGCCTCTGCCAATCTACCTATCCTCCGCTGCCTACATCAACTCGTTCGCTAGCGAGAGCCCCAGCCCATGGTCCGGACTCATGAACGCCGTGCTCGAGAGAGACgtccccccgccgccactacCCCCGCCGCGGGTGATGCCCTTTACCCGCCTCACAACAACAAACACGCACACCGGCCAGCCCGAGCAGGGCACACGTCGCGGAAGGCCCCCGAATAGTCGTGGTGATGGGGGCTACCACCCGGCACCTGAGTCAAGCGCGTCAAACGCCACGGGTCAAGGACGGCTCTTCgcaagctcgacggccaACGAGCCGCTCGGGAGCGATGCAGAGCACGGAGCGGAAAGGCCCCTTTTTTTGCGGCATGGGCCTTTAttctccagcgccgcggaCTTCCACGCGGGAAGTACCCTGCAGAGGCTTGACCCGTCGCgtgcggcgcgcggccgccgctcggATATTTGA
- the RGR1 gene encoding mediator complex subunit (COG:K~EggNog:ENOG503NWTA~BUSCO:EOG09260NAN), with the protein MPGVLTMEPAGQNGMRTDHDRDLAINGVNGNGATGYEQVAPEKGKAPAAASHHDVVNGGDAIGTAAPLAHQPPRMNDLPDEIVHITQGFVPLSLLLTRLAQVSHNSLQEKVAELAKMPVPGAAVNGNATYNSSGPDDNSNDNLRKKATLASFAQDLHGKWLKALVIAEWSRKAGAVSKLIDLKFHIDQQRILYDATLDNVVNLKRDLTFARMPSPDLKTALQVLSTGSAPWIPDLGYLDLPPLTPAEEFKWINDLNTLLSLRLNLEDYDKIPYAFRNYEIGSGRVTFKVDGEFEVDLTIADEDFEKQFWFIDFRYAFTPSASALSDSLRAYLEGCVNDALSKDGLAGCYNFLHEFVLTCKINELKRQALLLSRGAWTGTLTVEPLNRSLAIQYWTPRTSITGTKSWVLIAINSGREADGKPDPKSSSFLSARWYRDNKEVKEVEIDMNLQHLSAESLLFNIVGRHIEFILTSTHDKLLSAARFKNREASMVLDVSTSDPAASYLATQIGNDNRVSLLVEPTTGAFAVKPHSKFTVQYEHQLNSGKNPAEDGVTCLENVRCAIMENDLSRRGSSMAWFTRKPPLTVEEMKSVTKLREWTRTIWLQKDGWGPSWFVGVFLGLGGDEWWLLETNRDETNRPVKFKARLALDKGYPDRGEEFWNHLALFATGIMTQSIDMRELHRHRIKSKSGAGAEVSLPHQVRVPCIKISLSALFPAMVSDTHQDGSRSSSSGSDSGVEGAALSFLMQKYAGATLQSKQAWAENMITINFRGIHSMRRPVEETKEGDTAAGVLMCESEAVIRVRRPSQLEALRNLVNHDVSYNFLRGEFSLRLRRPVGEPVLDTIKTRIKAIDRFINFFQALGKASRAITRESVTLKYVGFSYSELPPAAAESGGDGQPEAPATPPRRWRVGLDLSKDDIDIKIEDGNPHLRVVDLMRKLVNTDGGIGALMAWLPASLPAFKAIDDMQSRWENLAEEKRGRVEVSMKSIAWMSIAYTMPSPDAGNKEAQKGVTLEVRLKPRQGEAWWHVSQSDSAAKASPEDVFTKALRSVWSSRGQGWLGLTTGAAGRPSGGVAGMLDAVDEAIRAAAAQQAASSGADGAKIKKEGGQRRDVVVLD; encoded by the exons ATGCCCGGCGTCCTCACCATGGAGCCCGCCGGCCAAAATGGCATGCGCACCGACCACGACAGGGACCTCGCCATCAACGGAGTCAACGGGAACGGCGCCACTGGCTATGAGCAAGTTGCGCCGGAGAAGGGAAAGGCTCCCGCAGCTGCCAGCCATCATGACGttgtcaacggcggcgatgccatcGGCACGGCTGCGCCGTTAGCCCATCAACCGCCAAGGATGAATGATCTCCCCGATGAGATTGTCCACATTACCCAGGGCTTCGTTCCGCTGTCACTCCTCCTCACCCGGCTGGCTCAGGTGTCACACAACTCGCTCCAGGAAAAGGTTGCAGAGCTGGCCAAGATGCCGGTACCGGGCGCAGCGGTCAACGGAAACGCCACATACAACTCGAGCGGCCCCGACGACAACTCCAATGATAACCTGCGCAAGAAGGCAACCCTCGCGAGCTTTGCGCAGGACTTGCACGGAAAGTGGCTCAaggccctcgtcatcgcagAATGGAGCAGAAAAGCAGGCGCCGTTAGCAAGCTCATCGACCTCAAGTTTCACATTGACCAGCAGAGGATTTTGTACGACGCCACGCTGGACAACGTTGTCAACCTAAAGCGAGACTTGACCTTTGCGCGGATGCCCAGTCCAGACCTCAAGACTGCCTTGCAGGTCCTGTCCACTGGCTCTGCGCCGTGGATACCCGAT CTTGGCTATCTCGACCTGCCACCCCTGACTCCGGCCGAAGAGTTCAAGTGGATCAACGATCTCAACACCCTCCTTTCCCTCCGACTGAACCTCGAAGACTACGACAAAATCCCCTACGCCTTCCGAAACTACGAGATTGGCTCAGGACGTGTAACGTTCAAAGTAGACGGCGAATTCGAGGTCGACCTCACCATTGCGGACGAAGACTTTGAGAAGCAGTTCTGGTTCATAGACTTCAGATATGCATTCACCCCCTCAGCGTCGGCACTGTCCGACTCGCTGCGCGCATATCTCGAGGGCTGCGTCAACGATGCCCTGAGCAAGGACGGCCTGGCAGGCTGCTATAACTTTCTGCACGAATTTGTACTCACATGCAAGATCAACGAACTGAAGCGACAGGCTCTCCTCCTCAGCAGAGGCGCCTGGACGGGGACGTTGACGGTTGAGCCCCTCAATCGATCGCTGGCCATTCAGTATTGGACGCCGCGCACTTCTATTACCGGCACCAAAAGCTGGGTCTTGATCGCGATCAACAGCGGACGCGAGGCGGATGGCAAGCCTGACCCTAAATCTTCGAGTTTCCTCTCCGCCAGGTGGTATCGCGACAACAAGGAAGTCAAAGAGGTCGAAATCGACATGAATCTGCAGCATCTGTCGGCCGAGTCACTCCTCTTCAACATTGTTGGCCGCCACATCGAGTTCATTTTGACCAGCACTCACGACAAGCTATTGTCTGCTGCCCGCTTTAAAAATCGTGAGGCGAGCATGGTCCTAGATGTGTCGACAAGCGACCCAGCGGCATCGTACCTGGCGACTCAAATTGGGAACGACAATAGGGTGTCTCTGCTTGTGGAGCCAACAACTGGGGCATTCGCCGTCAAGCCTCACTCGAAGTTCACGGTGCAATACGAGCATCAATTAAACAGTGGCAAGAACCCAGCAGAGGACGGCGTGACTTGCCTCGAAAACGTTCGGTGCGCGATCATGGAGAACGACCTTAGCAGGAGAGGGAGCTCCATGGCCTGGTTCACGCGCAAGCCCCCTCTTACGGTCGAGGAGATGAAGTCGGTTACCAAGCTGCGCGAGTGGACCCGCACGATCTGGCTGCAGAAAGATGGCTGGGGGCCGAGTTGGTTTGTGGGAGTGTTCcttggtctcggcggcgacgagtggTGGCTATTGGAAAC GAACCGGGACGAGACGAACCGGCCGGTCAAATTCAAGGCCAGGCTTGCGCTCGACAAGGGCTACCCAGACCGCGGGGAGGAGTTCTGGAACCACTTGGCTCTGTTCGCGACAGGTATCATGACACAGTCTATCGACATGCGCGAGCTGCACCGGCACAGGATTAAGAGCAagtcgggcgccggcgcagaaGTGTCGCTTCCTCACCAAGTGAGGGTGCCTTGCATCAAGATCTCGCTGTCGGCCTTGTTTCCCGCCATGGTATCCGACACGCATCAGGACGGGTCAAGAAGCAGCTCTTCTGGCAGCGACTCTggtgtcgagggcgcggcgctgtCTTTTCTTATGCAGAAATACGCGGGCGCAACGCTGCAATCGAAGCAAGCGTGGGCCGAGAACATGATAACAATCAACTTCAGAGGCATCCACTCCATGCGTCGGCCCGTGGAAGAAACGAAAGAGGGCGACACAGCAGCGGGCGTGCTCATGTGCGAATCCGAAGCGGTCATCAGAGTGCGGAGACCGTCGCAGCTTGAAGCTCTCCGCAACCTGGTGAATCACGACGTATCATACAACTTTCTCCGGGGCGAGTTTTCGCtgcgccttcgccgccccGTGGGTGAGCCAGTACTGGACACCATCAAGACccgcatcaaggccatcgatCGGTTCATCAATTTCTTTCAAGCCCTCGGAAAGGCGAGCAGAGCGATCACCCGCGAGTCGGTCACGCTCAAGTACGTGGGCTTCAGCTACAGCGAACTCCCTCCCGCAGCGGCAGAGAGCGGTGGGGATGGACAGCCCGAGGctccggcgacgccgcctcggcgatggcgagtgGGGCTGGATCTCTCCAAGGATGATATCGACATCAAGATAGAGGATGGCAACCCCCACCTCCGGGTTGTCGACCTCATGCGCAAGCTTGTCAACacggacggcggcatcggcgccctgATGGCGTGGCTACCTGCCTCGCTCCCCGCTTTCAAGGCCATCGATGACATGCAGTCCCGGTGGGAGaacctggccgaggagaagcgcggACGGGTCGAGGTCTCGATGAAGTCGATTGCGTGGATGAGCATCGCGTacacgatgccgtcgcctgATGCGGGCAATAAGGAGGCCCAGAAGGGCGTCACACTCGAAGTGCGGCTGAAGCCCAGGCAAGGGGAGGCATGGTGGCACGTCTCGCAATCCGACTCGGCCGCCAAAGCATCGCCTGAAGACGTATTCACCAAGGCGCTCAGGTCCGTGTGGTCATCGCGCGGACAGGGTTGGCTCGGCCTCacgacgggcgccgcgggcaggCCCTCGGGTGGCGTCGCAGGgatgctcgacgccgtggacgaaGCCatcagggccgccgccgcgcaacaAGCGGCGAGCTCAGGGGCAGACGGCGCCAAGATCAAGAAGgaaggcgggcagcggcgggacgTTGTGGTCCTCGACTAG
- the HEM14 gene encoding oxygen-dependent protoporphyrinogen oxidase (BUSCO:EOG092621GY~COG:H~EggNog:ENOG503NXXR), translated as MGRGKADEAAITVLRLAAAGRRPGAARRAVTLGRQHHHPQPRRLSGTTLLGRRQQQQQCCLASDRTRRLVQSLGASSSCVERRAGFATAARNDEGGKSIAVVGGGLTGLTTAYYLAKQLPASARITLYEGSDRLGGWIRTDRVDVDVDGTRGTVGFERGPRTLSSLHLSTWRFDDLVLYDLALDLGLKIETPPDKPRYVFYPDHLVTLPPAASIAEFVREPLFLESFWAGLGFLLRRLTRSRSRAVPLKDMSISEWLRDISMSRTVGDNIASAMVHGIYGGDIDLLSARSVFDRLYWGYYLPNMGPGVRQMTAREEVLMSSFARDPQVRSMALKPKGSLLHFGGAGMESLPLALADALEAQPNVEIRKGSPVSSISYDEGAHKVEITTARDQQQQQQQQHTSPVAFDRVISTISSQDLARVTGDKLPILADTHSVSIWTVNVWYPQQDLKPPGFGYLIPRSVPREHNPERALGVFFDSDVGAATRSDEPPGTKLFVLLGGHYYDSGPPPPETEADAISQAKALLERHLDIPASTPCFAMARFAKECIPQHFVGHHDRMMQADQELRDAFAGRLAVAGGSYSKIGAMGALRAGYDVATQTTGAAAAAAEGSSAGSEEAGWFTTGLEHLEFPEPFVGVPIARIPVRRFKQLQ; from the exons ATGGGCCGCGGCAAAGCAGACGAAGCAGCCATTACCGTGCTACGGCTCGCAGCTGCGGGCAGGCGGCCCGGCGCTGCGAGGAGGGCCGTGACGCTCGGCcgtcagcaccaccacccacaacCGCGACGCCTAAGCGGCACgaccctcctcggccgccgacagcagcagcagcagtgtTGCCTCGCATCCGATCGCACAAGGCGCTTGGTACAATCCCTGGGAGCGTCCTCCTCCTGTGTCGAGCGGCGAGCGGGCTTCGCCACCGCAGCTCGCAatgacgagggcggcaagagcatcgctgtcgtcggcggcggcctcaccGGCCTCACCACGGCCTACTACCTCGCCAAGCAGCTGCCCGCGTCGGCCCGCATCACTCTCTACGAGGGAAGCGACCGTCTGGGCGGCTGGATCCGGACCGACCGCGtcgatgtcgacgtcgacggcacgcGCGGCACCGTCGGCTTCGAGAGGGGCCCCCGgacgctgtcgtcgctgcaCCTGAGCACCTGGCGCTTTGACGACCTGGTGCTCTACGATCTG gccctcgacctcggcctcaaGATCGAGACGCCGCCCGACAAGCCGCGCTACGTCTTCTACCCGGACCACCTCGTCACgctgccccccgccgccagcatcgccgAGTTTGTGCGCGAGCCGCTCTTCCTCGAGTCCTTttgggccgggctgggcttcCTTCTGCGCCGCTTGACTCGctcccgcagccgcgccgtgccgctcAAGGACATGTCCATCTCGGAGTGGCTGCGCGACATCAGCATGAGCCGCACCGTGGGCGACAACATCGCCTCCGCCATGGTGCACGGCATctacggcggcgacatcgacCTCCTCAGCGCGCGGAGCGTCTTCGACCGCCTCTACTGGGGCTACTACCTGCCCAACATGGGGCCCGGCGTGCGCCAGATGACGGCCCGCGAGGAGGTGCTCATGAGCTCCTTTGCCCGCGACCCGCAGGTCCGGAGCATGGCCCTCAAGCCCAagggctcgctgctgcactttggcggcgccggcatggagagcctgccgctggccctggccgacgcgctcgaggcgcagccCAACGTCGAGATCAGGAAGGGGAGTCCCGTGAGCAGCATCTCGTATGACGAGGGGGCGCACAAGGTCGAG ATTACTACGGCAAgggaccagcagcagcagcagcagcagcaacacacGAGCCCCGTCGCCTTCGACAGGGTCATCTCCACGATATCGTCGCAGGACCTCGCGCGCGTGACGGGCGACAAGctccccatcctcgccgacacgCACTCCGTCTCCATCTGGACCGTCAACGTCTGGTACCCGCAGCAGGACCTCAAGCCGCCCGGCTTCGGGTACCTGATCCCGAGGTCGGTGCCGCGCGAGCACAACCCGGAgcgcgcgctcggcgtcTTCTTCGACTCGGAcgtgggcgcggcgacgcgctcggACGAGCCCCCCGGCACCAAGCTCTtcgtgctcctcggcgggcacTACTACGActcgggcccgccgccgcccgagaccgaggccgacgccatctcccaggccaaggccctgctcgagCGCCACCTCGACAtccccgcctcgacgccgtgcttcGCCATGGCGCGCTTCGCCAAGGAGTGCATCCCCCAGCACTTTGTCGGCCACCACGACCGCATGATGCAGGCCGAccaggagctgcgcgacgcctttgccggccgcctcgccgtcgccggcggctcctACAGCAAGATTGGCGCCATGggcgccctgcgcgccggcTATGACGTCGCCACCCagacgacgggggcggcggcggcggcggcggaggggtcttcggcgggcagcgaggaggCCGGCTGGTTCACCACGGGGCTTGAGCACCTCGAGTTCCCGGAGCCGTTTGTCGGCGTCCCCATTGCCAGAATCCCCGTGCGCAGGTTCAAGCAGCTGCAGTGA
- a CDS encoding uncharacterized protein (COG:A~EggNog:ENOG503PFBC) — protein sequence MRNGNMRGGRDKRMLGQMNRAMDRTGDGALHRTRGNDRINTHGRAPPTGPRTGPGRLPRHNNHRAANLQAGLAAGGPQANWMMPGQAPNQMELMAILEEQNKMMFQLSQQLMTGGQGGRGGGFGQRGRGGKSLFDRVSDPHHKNNKFRRNQHHQQQQDANGEGIKTEEGAEGEDVDMSGGKREAPNPEETVCKYNLHCTNKECKFAHQSPAAPPGVSVDVTDTCSFGAACKNRKCVGRHPSPAARLAHQNEQDCKFFPNCQNPRCPFRHPSMPICRNGPDCTTANCKFTHVKTKCKFNPCLNPNCMFVHEEGQQGGFRDKVWTAETGQEHVSERKFVDENAPVERVRPGEEHEMTTDEPAQAAEAGAIA from the coding sequence ATGCGCAATGGAAACATGCGCGGTGGACGGGACAAGCGGATGCTGGGCCAGATGAACAGGGCCATGGACCGGACCGGCGACGGGGCCCTGCACCGCACTCGGGGCAACGATCGGATCAACACACATGGCCGTGCCCCTCCCACTGGCCCCCGAACGGGCCCAGGGCGGCTTCCGCGACACAACAACCATCGCGCTGCAAACCTTCAGGCGGGcctggccgcgggcggcccgcAGGCGAACTGGATGATGCCGGGCCAAGCCCCGAATCAAATGGAGCTCATGGCGATTCTCGAGGAACAGAATAAGATGATGTTCCAGCTCTCACAGCAGCTCATGACcggaggccaaggcgggcggggcggtGGCTTTGGACAACGCGGGCGGGGCGGCAAGTCGCTCTTCGACAGAGTATCGGACCCGCACCACAAGAACAACAAGTTCCGGAGAAaccagcaccaccaacaacaacaagacgcCAACGGAGAGGGTATCaagacggaggagggagcGGAGGGTGAGGATGTCGACATGTCTGGCGGCAAGCGCGAGGCACCGAACCCGGAGGAGACGGTGTGCAAGTACAACCTGCACTGCACAAACAAGGAGTGCAAGTTCGCACACCAgtcgccagccgcgccgcccggcgtGTCGGTGGACGTTACGGATACGTGCAGCTTCGGGGCGGCTTGCAAGAACCGGAAATGCGTGGGGCGGCatccgtcgccggcggctcgaTTGGCGCACCAGAATGAGCAGGACTGCAAGTTCTTCCCCAACTGCCAGAACCCGCGGTGTCCGTTCCGACATCCGTCGATGCCCATTTGCCGCAACGGACCGGACTGCACGACGGCCAACTGCAAGTTCACGCACGTCAAGACCAAGTGCAAGTTCAATCCCTGCTTGAACCCCAACTGCATGTTCGTGCATGAGGAGGGCCAGCAAGGCGGGTTCCGAGACAAGGTGTGGACAGCCGAGACGGGCCAGGAGCACGTCAGCGAGCGCAAGTTTGTGGACGAGAATGCGCCCGTCGAGCGTGTCAGGCCCGGCGAAGAGCACGAgatgacgacggacgagccGGCACAGGCAGCCGAAGCAGGCGCCATCGCGTAA